The genomic segment TGTCGAAACGAAGCTAAAATGTGAAGCTACAAAGCTGCAAGTAGATGTGTAAAGGATAGAGAGAAAAtatcaaagagaaaaagcaaaaaaaggcaTCAGGGGCACGAAAACGCCCTCGGAGGAGCCTGGGACGCGTGGCTGGTGTGGGGCCCAAGGGTGTCCTGGCCACCCAGTGATCCGTGTGCTGTCGTCCCTGCAGTCAAGCTCTGATTGCAGGGACTAACAGCGAAttcctgtgtcccctctgtgcccctgGCCCCGTCCCCCCCAGTCCCGGCAGGTGAACCGCGCCGACAAGCGCGAGGTGCGAGAGGCCAACAAGTATTTCTTCATCGAGTCGTGCATCGCGCTCTTCGTCTCCTTCATCATCAACATCTTCGTGGTGACCGTCTTTGCCGAGGCCTTCTTCAACAAGACCAATGCCGACGTGGTAAGAGGGACTGGGACCAGTGGGATGGACTGGGACtgactgggagctgcagcagggatggagggatgaggGCAGTGCCCacccccctgtgctgggcactgctgaggtcAAACCCTCAAtcctggggtcagttttgggtgtccttgaggggctggagtgtgtccagagctggggaagggactggagcaccaggagaggctgagggggctcagcctggagcaaaggaggctcagggaggaccTTGTGGCTCCCCACACCTGCCCAACAAGAggggggcagccaggtgggggtcaggctctgctcccaggggacaGAGTGAGACAAAAAGGcttccaggggaggtttgggttggattttagggaaaattccttcatgaaAAAGGCTGCTCAGGCCAGggctggagtccccatccctggggggatttaacagctgtgcagatgtggcacttggggacgtgatcagtggtggccttggcaatGCTGAGATCGCTGCTGGACCCAGTGATCCCAGAGGCTTTTCCATCCCGACCCATTCCCTTATTCCCACCCTTCCGTGCCCTTGCAGTACCAGGTCTGTGCCAATTCCAGCAGCCCCCACTCCTCGCTCTTCCCCAACAACAACCAGACACTGGAGGTGGACATCTACAAGGGGGTGAGTGTCCCTGGAGAGGACAGCTTGGGCACCGTCCTGTGGCCTTGtctggtgtccccaggggttGCAGCCACGTCTGGGGCAGCTGGTGACCCtgtggggtgtccccagggtgcgGGCAGCCCAGTGACCCtgtggggtgtccccagggtggggaCAGCCAGGTCTGGGACAGCCCAGTGACCCTGTGGGGTGCCCCCAGGGTGGGGACAGCCAGGTCTGGGACAGCCCAGTGACCCtgtggggtgtccccagggtgggggCAGCCCAGTGACCCTGTGTGGTGTCCTCAGGGTGGGGGCAGCCAGGTCTGGtgtcagctgctgcttctgggtAAACTGGGAGCCCTGGGGACTGGGACCAGTAAAGGGATGCCCGAAAACAGTGGGGCTGAGAAGCTCCCTTGAGCCCCCTTCTTACTGAGGACTTGCTCCTGGGCATTCCTCCTGCTCGTGCCCGCCCTGGGTGGCCCCGGGCTGACAGAGCTGTGCCCTCCCCGTTGCAGGGCGTTGTCCTGGGGTGCTACTTCGGCCCTGCTGCCCTCTACATCTGGGCCATCGGGATCCTGGCGGCCGGGCAGAGCTCCACCATGACGGGCACCTACTCGGGCCAGTTCGTCATGGAGGTAACGCAGTTCCTGCTCCTCACTGCTTACTCCCTCCTTACCTCCTGCTCCTTACTCGGTGTTCCAGGCTCCTTACTCCCTGTAGTCCTTATTCCTTACTTCACACTCCTTACTCCTTAATCTGTACTCCATACCCCTCACTCAGTACTCCTTGCTCCACATCCCTTACTCATCTGCTCCTTGCTCTGTCCTTCGTACTCAGTGCTCCTCACTCTTCACTGTACTCCTTACTCCTTGTAGTTCTTATTCCTTACTCCATACTCCTTACTCCTTAATCCGTACTCCATACTCCTCACTCCATACTCCTCACTCAGTACTCCTTGCTCCATATTCCTTACTCATCTGCTCCTTACTCTGCATTTCATACTCAGTGCTCCTCTTCACTCCATACTCCTGACTCTCTACTTCTCACTCCGTTCTCCTTGCTCTGTATTCTGTCCTCCTTACTCATTACTCCTCTGTACTCCTTACTTACTCCTCACCCTGTACTCCTCACTCCCTACTCCCTCCTTGCCATCTCAGCCTCACTGCTTCATCCCCCCCCAGGGCTTCCTGAACCTGCAGTGCTCTGGTACTACTCACACCATACTCACTCCTTACTCACTCCCCCCCTGTGCTCCCCCAGGGCTTCCTGAACCTGCGCTGGTCCCGCTTCGCCCGGGTGCTGCTCACGCGCTCCATCGCCGTCACCCCCACCCTCTTCGTCGCCATCTTCCAGGACGTCGAGCACCTCACAGGCATGAACGATTTCCTGAACGTCCTCATGAGCCTCCAGGTGAGCGGGGGCAGCCggcccctcccagcccagggctgttCATGGCCAGCTGGGATCCAGCCCCTGTTGGTGGCCAGGTGGGAtccagtccctcccagcccagggctgttCATGGCCAGCTGGGATCTGGCCCCTCCTGGCCCCTCCTGGCCCGGGGCTGTTTGTGGCCAGGTGGGATCCGGCCCCTCCTGACCCACAggtgtccagggccaggctggatggggcttggagcagcctggtcagtggaaggtgtccctgccatggcaggggatgaGGTGGGATGAGTgttaaggtcccttcctacccagACTGTTCCAGGCTTCCCTGACAATCAGAGCAATTCCCACTCTTCattcttctctgcttccctgcccctTGCAGCTCCCGTTCGCGCTGATCCCGGTGCTCACCTTCACCAGCCTGCCCAGCGTCATGCACGACTTCGCCAACGGCCTGTGAGTACCACGGGGGTCACCTGGGCCCACCTGCCCCTCACCTGGGCCCACCTCCCCCTCACCTGGGCATCCCCCACCTCACCCCGCTGTGTCTCACCTTGCTCCCAGGTTCTGGAGGGTGGCTGGGGGCCTCCTGATCCTCCTCATCTGTGCCATCAACATGTACTTCGTGGTGGCCTACGTCATGGCCCTCAACCACCTGGGCCTGTACATTGGGGCCGCCGTGCTCAGCGTTGTCTACCTGTCCTTCGTGGCGTACCTGGTGAGTCAGGCTCCACCTGGGCCCCCTTCCAGCTGGGAGAAGACTTTGGAACAGTGCACggcccctctgtccctgtctgTGTGTCACAGAGGtggaaatcatggaatggccATGGAACCACAGGACGGGTTGGGACTTTAAAGGCGATTTAACGCCTcatccaacccctctgccatggcagggacattttccaccAGGCCAGGTGGCTCCCAGCCCCGTCCAgcccggccttgaacacttccagggatggggcatcacCTGGGAAATCCATGCCAGCGCTtccccatcctcacagggaggaattccttcccaaaaatcctcctctggactggctccagcagctccatgtcctccttgtcctggtgccccagggctggagcagctctgcaggtggggtctcacctgagcggGGCGGAGGGGCAGGACCCCCCTCACCTGCTGTCCATactggggctcagcccaggctgtCGGGATCCCCCTGGATCCCGTCCCTCTGGATGTCCCCACTCAGctctgtgtcacctgtgtgtcCCAGTACAGACCCCAAGGGACCCCACTCGTCACCCGGGTACGGAGCCACTGGCCACGACTCCTTGAGTGGCACATTCTGGCTAATTCCCGATCCAGGGAGTGCTCCCTCTCTGGGGCCATCAGTGGGGTTTCCCCCCACCCAGGCTCAGGTTTGGGGTCCTGAGTGCAGAACacggaggggctggagcatgtccagaactgggacaggagctggggaagggtctggagccccaggagcggctgagggagctgggaaagggctcagcctggggaaaaggaggctcaggggggaccttgtggctctgcacaactccctgacaggagggggcagccgggggggggtcaggctctgctcccagggaacaggacCAGGGCAAGCAGCCTCCAGGGGAAGTTCAGCTTGGATATTGGGGagaattccttcctggaaagggctgtccaaCCCTGacccagctgcccagggcaggggtgaggtccccatccctgggaggcACTGAAAACCAtatggatgtggcacctggggacatggccAGTGCTGGCCTTGCCAGCGCTGGCCTCAGTGATCCCAGAGCCTTTTCAGCCCCACCCCACCCTGTGATTCCACGACTCCGTGACACCCCGGTCGCTGTCCCTCCCCACGCTGTCCCTGAccgtcccctcctgtccccacagaCGTGGCTGTGCCTCATTGCCCTGGGCGCCTCCTTCCTGGCCTGCGGGAACACGGTAAGCGTCACCCGGACCCTGCACCCGGAGCAGccaccctcccacccccccaAGTAGCCGGGGGTGGGGGCTGGACCTCAGCAGCCGCCACCGGAGCCGGGTTCCCCGGGGCCACGGACGCGCGCGGGAGGCCGCGGAGCGCCCGGCGCTGCCGGAATCCTCGGGGCCGGGCGTTCCTTTGCTGATCCCCCAAATCATCCCTGCGTGGGAGACACGGCTGgggaggggctcaggggcacagcagcagcctgacccctcccagttttgttttaaatcccTGTAAATTCCTCATCCCGGAGCGTttgaccccccccccccccgtagCACAAACACTGAGCTCCAGGAACGCTGCTCTGGCACAGACCTGGATAAAATAGGCAAATAAgctaaaaaagccccaaatgcCCTTTTGGGTGATGTttggggatgctgctggcactgggtgtGGGGTGACACTACGGCTGGATCTAcctctgctgccccagcctgACCTGATTTGGTACTTTTTCGCTGGAAAACacttcccattcccagtgggGATCCCACGAGGAGGGGAAACCTGAGCATTAATATTGACACTACTGGTTTTTAATGGCCCAgtgtgggattttggggtcagcAAAGGAAACGAGTTTGTGgttatttatgattttatgacTTTATTCCTTGTGATGTGTGGAAATACTCTTGGAGTTCTCAAAAATCCCTGGATTATAACTCAAAGTCAGGCTGTGGAGGCTCCAAGAGCCTTTTCCAGGGGTTTCTTTGCTGCTCTCACTTGTCCTGGATTTAAGTCCCTCCTGTCATCCCCCTTTTGTTTAACGAGTTTTGGAAGAAGCTTTGCCAGGAATGCAACCTGAGTGGGTTGGGATGGAGGGAACAGGGTGTCCTTCGGATCTCCCAGGGGCATTTTGGGGCCCCATCTTCCCTGTTGGGGTGGATTTGGATCTTTGGATCATGGAAATTGGGTGTCAGAAGCTCAAATTGGGGTTATTTGGGGAAAATTCCCTTCTCTGTCCGGCTGGAGCTGCGAGGGGGGTGCAGCTCCGTGAGTTTAGATCCTAAAGCATTTCATGGATCTGCAGGATGGAGCAGGGGTGGGTGGGGGTCCCAAAACACCTCCCCTGGGACCAGGCCAGAGTGTTCCAGCCCTGAGGGGAGGGGCTCCTGCCCAGACCAGTCCTGGTTTATTTGGGATCCCTGGGTCAGGGCTGCCCAGCGGGTAACGAGGCCTCCATGGAATTCCCTTTGCATTTTCCCTGCACTCCCAGTCCCAGGCAGGGAAttctctctgaaataaaatcccTGCAGTGTCCAACTCTTGGGAATGCTGCCCTGACACTGGTTTGGAATCTGGACACTGGATTTGGGATGTGGTCATGGGGATTTCTTCCCCATGGATCAGAGCAGGTCAGGgcagcccctcctgctctgagcttcTGTAGAGTTTTATCCATCACTGCCCGAGCTCTGGGGCTATTCCCTGGTGCCCAGGACACATTCCAGGGGATGAAGGTGAAAACACTCAGAGCCCAGCAGGAAAACCCCCCTTTGATTTGAGGCAGGATCACATCCCTCTTCCCACCCTTTCCCAAACCAGCTGAGACTTGCAGCTCCCCCTGACCACAGTGGATTCCCAGTTTCCATGTTTTTACCCCAGAATTCCAGCAGGATTTAACCCCGTAGTGTAACCTTTGTAGGTTTTACACCCACTCCCAcaacacagcagctgtgggaattGCAGGGTGGGGGGATGGGGGGCTGGACTAGAGGTGGGCTCAGGCTTTGGAATCCCGCTGTACCACCCCCCAGCTTTCCTGGGTTGGGAATTCTGCCTTGGGAGGggtcagctctcctggctggagCACTGACTGTGCATGGAGCCTCTCGATCGGGTCCCCGTCCGGGGCCTCTGCTCCTCGCTGCACtaatttggggttttccctTGGTCCTGGTTGTACGAACCCCCTTCGCCATTAAAACATGGAGACTTTTCCAACTTGGCTTCCTGGGTCATTTTTTGGGGCTGCTCGGAGTTCCTGGCtctggtgctggggctgtgccggggggaTGAGCTGGGCCACGTCCCCCTCCCGTGGGATCGGCTCCCAGGGCCTCGCTGTGCCCGTGTCCCCAGGGGCCTTCCTCCAGTGGCATCAGGGCTGGGCACGTCCATTCTGCCCCGCTCTGGCCCGACCCACCAGCTGCACCAAAAATCCCggaattcccatttttttcctgcttttgccCCTCCAGAGCCTCAGCTCAGTCCCGTTTAACACCAGCCTCCTCCGGAGGGTCTGGAGTGTCTCCGTGTGATGAACCAGCCTGTGCCCTCATTGCTAATTAAGGCTCATCCACACCCCAGATCTAATTGGGATGGAGCAGTTAATTgaggctgcagagggaggagCCTTtggggtggggctgggctggtgtcTGCCCCAGTTAACTGCTGGCTCCGTTCCCAGTTAACACCAGTCCTTGTGGTGCTGGCCCAGTGCCCGTTAACGGGGGCACGCGGTGACTCTGGAGCCGTGGCCGGTGCTGCCACCTCGGCACCCACCCGGGCTTTGTTAAACTGGGCCAAACTGGGGCTTCCTTAAACCGGGATCAGCTCCGGTTTCATTAAAAGCCTGCCCTGCTCCGGCTCGTTAAACTGGGCTCAACATCGGCTTTGTTAAACCAGGCTTAATTCAGGCTTTGTTAAACCATCCTCAATTTGAGCTTCGTTAAACCCATCTCAACTTCGTCTTTGTTAAACCAGACTTAGTTTAGGCTTCATTAAATTGTGGCTTTGTTAAACCAGCCTCCACTTCATCTTTGTTACCTGGGCCTCATTTGGGCTTTGTTAAACCGGGGCTGAGCTCAGGCTTCCTTAACTTGCCTTCCTTAAACTCTCTTTGGCTCAGGCTTCGTTAAACCAGGCTCAACTTGGGCCCGTTGCCTCCCCTTGGCACTAACTGTGTCCTTCCCCCCCTCAGGGCCGCCTGGGCTTTGCCGCCCGCCCCGAGCTCTTCCTCCTCGGCCACGTCGATTCCAACACGTCCGTCACCAGGTGACCCCAGCCAGCGCCAGGATCAGACTGgacccccccggacccccccgtGGTGGGAcggacccccgggacccctccgTGCCACAGGAGCCCGGCACcagcgcggccccgcgccgggcgcgtggcaggagcagagcagagctgggacccCCCGGCACAGCGGGATCAGGAGGATCCTGGGGATCCCCGgcccagcccctcagcccagGGGGCCTCtgggccccccccccccccccaaaagcttttccccattttccctcccAACGGCtgccccgggaagagcgcgTTGGTGTTTCCTGGATTTCCATTCCGGTCACTCCCGTGGCTCAGCACCACAGCATCGCTCCTTGGGGGTTTTCCCTAATTTGGGGATATTCCAGGCTGTTGCCAGAATTCCCAGTAAAAGCCAGTattgctgctgggctctggccTTGGGCCAGGGCGGACACGTGGGACAGAGGCATTTCCCACATCTCCAGGAGTTTCGGGTGCGTCCGGAGCTCCAAATCCACCCTCAGAAGGGTGCAGGGGCAGCAGTTCCCGAAAAACGCAACCGAGCGCCGGgaatttcccttctctgcagttttcagcctgttttagaaataaaaatgacgCTGCCCAGCCCCTTTTTCCCCAAGGAATTCCATCTGTTCCCAATTTCCCACCCCCACGCCGCACTGGTGGCACTAGACAGGTCCCAGGTGGTGACGGAGCTGCTGGATCCATCCCGGGTTTGCCCGGGAAATTGGAGCCGCGGGATTGATTTTTGGTGGAGACCCAAAGCCGCCCCATTCGAGGGACGGGGGTCGGGGGCTCTGGGCTCCGAGGGTCGCTGCtgtccctccccctccccccgaGCAGGGCCGCGCTGGGGACATCCCGGGGGACATCCCGGGGGACATCCCGGGGGACATCCCCGTGGGGCTGCCGGGGGGTCCCGCTCCCATTCCCGCCGCTCTCGCCCCGGGGGAGTCCCAGGTGAGGGACGGGGCCGAGCTGGGGGAGATTTTGGGGATCCCCTTGGGAAGGGGCtgcgccccccccgccccattGCCCCGCCCACCAGTGACGTCATAAAGCAACAGCCAATGGGGAGGCAGAGCGGGGTGGGCGGGGCTGCGGCTCGAGGCACCCGGATGTtgggggcggggcgggggcgggggtCCCGGTCCGGTCCCAGTTCGCTCCCAGTCCGATCCCAAGCCAGTTCCGGTCCGCTCCGAGTCCGGTCCGAGTCCAGTCCCAGTTCGCTCCCATTCCACCCCCAGTCCAGCCTCAGTCCGCCCCCAGTCCACTCCCAATCCAGTCCCAGTCCGCCCCTAGTCCACTCCCAGTTCAGTTCCAGTCCGCCCCCGGTCCAGTCCCAGTCCACTTCCAGTCCGCCCCCGGTCCAGTCCCAGTCCAGTTCCAGTCCCGTCCCAGTCCGCTCCCAGTCCAGTTCCACTCCCAGTCCCACTCCCAGTCCGCCCCCAGTGCAATTCCAGTCCCGTCCCAGTCTGACCCCAGTCCGATCCCAAGCCAGTTCCGGTCCGCTCCGAGTCCAGTCCCGGTCCGCTCCCAGTTAGCTCCCATTCCGCCCCCCGTCCAGTCCCAGCCCCGTTTATCAGCGGGATGCGACCACTCCCAGTCTGCTCCCAGCCCACCACTCCCAGTCCTCTCCCAGTCCGCCCCAAGTCCAGTCCCAGTCCGCCCCCAGTTTGCCAGCTGGACGCTCCAGCAGGGAAACGCCCGGACGcggccggccccgctccccacGCCGGGCGGCAAATTCCCACTTCGTCCCACTTGTTCCTGGAACTGGGTCTGGTGCCGCCCCGGGAGgggtttcctttaaaaacaaaccccaaaacccgaGGAAACCATTTCCTTTGCGGAAAACGGAGGGAAAAGCGGAGGAATTTGggtgaaataaaaggaaattggGGTAAGAGAGGAGGAATTTTGCGGTGAAATAGGCGGAATTTATTTTAGGGGAACTAGGAATTTTGGGGAAACCAAAGGAATTTGTATGAAACGGGAGGAATCTGAGGTGAATGAAGCGGAACTGGGATGAAAAAGAAGGAACTGGGGGCTGAAACGGGGAAAATTTGGGGTTCCCTCTAATAAATCCAGGGGGGGAAAGGGATTCTCCGCCttatttaacaaaattaatttaaatataaatatttaaatataaatatttaaagcagaaaagagaCGAGAAGAAAGCCCCGCCCAggccccgccccttccccgTTTGTGGGCGTGGCCACGCAAGCCCCGCCCCCACCGGAGCGCAGCGCGAGGTAAACAcggccgggccccgccccctcTCCCCGACCAATCAACACCCGGCGCCCGTTTCAAGGCCCCCCTCGGCCACGCCCCCCCCCGCGCCCACCATAACAAAATCACGGcgcgcgccggccccgccccttccccgccccgggccgggggcgcCTCGAAACCGCCGCGGCCCCGTTTCCTCCGGTGGGCGCgcgcggcccccccgcccctcccccgcccccccccccccccccgggccggacggcggcgggagcggcaggtaccggggggggggaggggcggggctgAGCCCCTCGGACCGGGGGAGGCGGGGCTGAGCCCCTCGGACCGGGGGAGGCGGTCacgggaggggccggggctgagCCCCGAGCGGGCGGCgcgtgtcccccccccccccgtcccGTGTCCTCCCTGCGCTGTCAccccccccccgccgctcccggagagtacgggggggggggggggggtgccGGGGTCCCCACACCTCCgctgtggggctggggtgtCCCCGAACACGCCGCCCCCGGGGTGAACGGGCGGTGACAGCGACTcccgggaggagccgggggtgaagggggggtgggaggggggcGTTGGGGGTCTCAgggtggggttggggggggggctTCGGCGGCCGCAGCCCGGTTCAAGTAATCCAGGATAGGCTGTTCCAGCCCGGCCTGTTCCCGGTTACTTGTCCCGGGAGGCGGCTGGTGACGTCACGGACGGGGGGGGAcggggacacggcggggggAGCAGTCCcgtgggagggagggggaacCGGAGCGGCCGCCGTCGGCCACCGGCTGCTCTCGGTGTGCGTCGCCCCCTCACCTTCTTCCCCCCAACTCCTGCTCCCTCTGTTCCCCCACCACCACCGTCCGCCTGTGCCCCCCTTGTCACCCCCCCCAGTCCTGATCCCCCCCAGCCAcctgtccccttgtcccccccGTCCCCTTGTCCCCAcctgtccccttgtccccacctgtccccttgtcccccccGTCCCCTTGTCTCCAcctgtccccttgtcccccccGTCCCCTTGTCCCCCCCGTCCCCTTGTCCCCACCTGTCCCCTGGTCCCCGCCTGTCCCCTGGTCCCCGCCTGTCCCTCGCCCCTCCCCCTAACTCACCCCTCCCGGCCCTTGGGACCCCCCAGCAGCCACCCCAGGGGGCGTCAGGGACGGGATGGGGgcacccccccagccccaaatcctggCACCAGCCATGCCCTCCCGTTCCTCTGCCCCCGCGGTGGGGTGCAGGCTCTTTGGGGTCAGACGGGCCCCTTTTTGTGTCGATTTCCCATTAAAAACCTGCAGCAGAgcgggggctgctgggggaggtCAGAGGGGGCAGGAGAAGGTtggggggggccggggcgggggggtgtTGGgttcccccttctccttccaaCAGAACACCTGGGCTGG from the Corvus moneduloides isolate bCorMon1 chromosome 30, bCorMon1.pri, whole genome shotgun sequence genome contains:
- the SLC11A2 gene encoding natural resistance-associated macrophage protein 2 isoform X3; this encodes MGNSDMERKASYEDVSGESGGLGGVVSTISSSRSPLQPPDADEGEPFTTYFDSKIPIPEDETHSCFSFRKLWAFTGPGFLMSIAYLDPGNIESDLQSGAVAGFKLLWVLMLATIIGLLLQRLAARLGVVTGLHLAEVCHRQYQKFPRIILWLMVELAIIGSDMQEVIGSAIAINLLSVGKIPLWGGVLITIADTFVFLFLDKYGLRKLEAFFGLLITIMALTFGYEYITVKPNQEKLLQGLFIPYCRDCGTPQLEQAVGIVGAVIMPHNMYLHSALVKSRQVNRADKREVREANKYFFIESCIALFVSFIINIFVVTVFAEAFFNKTNADVYQVCANSSSPHSSLFPNNNQTLEVDIYKGGVVLGCYFGPAALYIWAIGILAAGQSSTMTGTYSGQFVMEGFLNLRWSRFARVLLTRSIAVTPTLFVAIFQDVEHLTGMNDFLNVLMSLQLPFALIPVLTFTSLPSVMHDFANGLFWRVAGGLLILLICAINMYFVVAYVMALNHLGLYIGAAVLSVVYLSFVAYLTWLCLIALGASFLACGNTGRLGFAARPELFLLGHVDSNTSVTR
- the SLC11A2 gene encoding natural resistance-associated macrophage protein 2 isoform X2, yielding MARGESGSESGTGSGNRTGKDVSGESGGLGGVVSTISSSRSPLQPPDADEGEPFTTYFDSKIPIPEDETHSCFSFRKLWAFTGPGFLMSIAYLDPGNIESDLQSGAVAGFKLLWVLMLATIIGLLLQRLAARLGVVTGLHLAEVCHRQYQKFPRIILWLMVELAIIGSDMQEVIGSAIAINLLSVGKIPLWGGVLITIADTFVFLFLDKYGLRKLEAFFGLLITIMALTFGYEYITVKPNQEKLLQGLFIPYCRDCGTPQLEQAVGIVGAVIMPHNMYLHSALVKSRQVNRADKREVREANKYFFIESCIALFVSFIINIFVVTVFAEAFFNKTNADVYQVCANSSSPHSSLFPNNNQTLEVDIYKGGVVLGCYFGPAALYIWAIGILAAGQSSTMTGTYSGQFVMEGFLNLRWSRFARVLLTRSIAVTPTLFVAIFQDVEHLTGMNDFLNVLMSLQLPFALIPVLTFTSLPSVMHDFANGLFWRVAGGLLILLICAINMYFVVAYVMALNHLGLYIGAAVLSVVYLSFVAYLTWLCLIALGASFLACGNTGRLGFAARPELFLLGHVDSNTSVTR